The following are from one region of the Simiduia agarivorans SA1 = DSM 21679 genome:
- a CDS encoding DUF934 domain-containing protein, with protein sequence MPKLVKDNALADCGRAFLAKDATLDSITRSNDVVPLSLWLEHLDQCKARGIDAVWVDSDELTEPLAPSLEELSLVAIHFPTFMDGRGFSTGRILRERLGFTGEIRAFGNVIQDQMHYLLRCGFNAFALREGTDLESALISLQDFTEHYQAAVVQDKPLFLRRSA encoded by the coding sequence ATGCCAAAGCTGGTTAAAGACAATGCACTCGCTGACTGTGGGCGTGCTTTCCTTGCCAAGGACGCCACGCTGGACTCGATTACCCGCAGCAATGATGTCGTGCCCCTCTCACTGTGGCTCGAACACCTCGACCAGTGCAAAGCGCGCGGCATTGACGCCGTGTGGGTGGACAGTGATGAATTGACGGAGCCTCTGGCTCCTTCCCTTGAAGAGCTGTCATTGGTGGCCATCCACTTCCCCACATTTATGGATGGCCGGGGCTTTTCAACCGGGCGGATTCTGCGCGAGCGGCTGGGATTCACGGGCGAAATCCGTGCATTCGGCAATGTCATCCAGGATCAGATGCACTACCTGTTGCGGTGCGGATTCAATGCCTTTGCGCTGCGCGAGGGCACAGACCTTGAATCTGCCCTCATTTCGTTGCAGGACTTTACCGAGCACTATCAGGCGGCGGTCGTTCAGGATAAACCCCTGTTCCTGCGGCGTAGCGCTTGA
- a CDS encoding nitrite/sulfite reductase yields MYVYDAHDHQIVRERVAQFRRQTERYLAGDLKPEEFLPLRLQNGLYVQRVAPMLRIAVPYGLLNSKQLRKLAHITRVYDKGYAHFTTRQNVQLNWPQLEQVPDILAELADVEMHAIQTSGNCIRNVTSDQYAGVAEDEVTDPRPYCEIIRQWSTFHPEFAFLPRKFKIAVSGSEQDRAAILVHDIGLQLVRNNQGETGFKVFVGGGLGRTPVIGSLIREFLPERHILSYLDAILRIYNLYGRRDNKYKARIKILVKAMGPQVFAEKVEAEWLHLKDNASTLPANEIERAKGFFTLPAYEAIDDLAASDALAKAAQDNLALSRWLARNVKGHRQPGYAAVVLSLKPTGVAPGDVTDKQLEAVAELADKYSFGEIRATHEQNLVLADVRKADLPSLWAEAKAHGFATPNIGTLTDMICCPGGDFCSLANAKSIPVAEALQRKFDDMDYLYDLGDLTLNISGCMNACGHHHVGHIGVLGVDKKGEEFYQVQLGGSAANDASLGTVLGPSFGRDDMPAVIQKILDVYVENRTPEEQFIDTYRRIGVTPFKERVYAKAG; encoded by the coding sequence GCGAACGGGTGGCACAATTTCGCCGTCAAACCGAGCGCTACCTGGCCGGCGACCTGAAGCCCGAAGAATTCTTGCCGCTGCGGTTACAGAACGGACTCTACGTCCAGCGCGTGGCGCCGATGCTGCGGATTGCAGTCCCCTACGGCCTGCTGAACAGTAAACAGCTGCGCAAACTGGCACACATTACCCGCGTATACGATAAAGGTTACGCCCATTTCACCACTCGCCAGAACGTACAATTGAACTGGCCACAACTCGAGCAGGTGCCCGATATTCTGGCAGAGCTGGCGGACGTTGAAATGCACGCAATCCAGACGTCGGGCAACTGCATCCGCAACGTGACATCTGATCAGTATGCCGGCGTTGCCGAAGACGAAGTCACCGACCCCAGACCCTACTGTGAGATCATCCGTCAATGGTCCACCTTTCACCCTGAATTCGCCTTCCTGCCGCGCAAGTTCAAGATTGCGGTCAGCGGGTCTGAGCAGGATCGGGCGGCCATCCTGGTCCACGACATCGGCCTTCAACTGGTGCGCAACAACCAAGGTGAAACCGGCTTCAAAGTCTTTGTGGGGGGCGGCCTTGGACGGACCCCGGTCATCGGCAGCCTGATTCGTGAATTCCTGCCGGAGCGCCACATTCTGTCTTATCTGGACGCCATATTAAGGATCTACAACCTTTATGGTCGCCGTGACAACAAATACAAAGCCCGGATTAAAATCCTGGTAAAGGCCATGGGGCCGCAAGTATTTGCCGAAAAGGTTGAGGCCGAATGGCTGCACCTTAAGGACAACGCCAGCACCTTACCGGCAAACGAAATTGAACGCGCGAAAGGCTTCTTTACCCTGCCCGCCTATGAGGCGATTGATGACCTGGCCGCCAGCGACGCACTGGCAAAAGCGGCACAGGACAACCTGGCGCTGTCACGCTGGCTCGCGCGCAATGTCAAAGGCCATCGTCAGCCAGGCTATGCAGCCGTTGTGCTCTCGCTTAAGCCAACCGGGGTAGCCCCGGGCGACGTCACAGACAAACAGCTGGAGGCCGTTGCAGAGCTCGCGGACAAATACAGTTTCGGCGAAATCCGCGCCACCCATGAGCAGAACCTGGTTCTGGCCGATGTGCGAAAAGCGGACCTCCCTTCGCTTTGGGCAGAGGCCAAAGCGCACGGTTTTGCCACGCCCAATATCGGTACGTTGACCGACATGATTTGTTGCCCGGGAGGCGATTTCTGCTCTCTTGCGAATGCCAAATCGATTCCGGTCGCAGAAGCATTACAACGCAAGTTTGACGACATGGATTACCTTTACGATCTGGGTGATCTCACGCTCAACATTTCCGGCTGTATGAACGCCTGTGGACACCACCACGTTGGTCACATCGGGGTACTGGGTGTGGATAAAAAAGGCGAAGAGTTTTATCAGGTCCAGCTGGGCGGGTCTGCCGCCAATGACGCCAGCCTGGGCACGGTGTTGGGCCCCTCGTTCGGGCGCGATGACATGCCAGCTGTTATCCAGAAGATTCTGGACGTGTATGTTGAGAACCGGACCCCGGAAGAACAGTTTATTGATACCTACCGCCGCATAGGCGTAACCCCTTTTAAGGAGCGCGTTTATGCCAAAGCTGGTTAA
- a CDS encoding cation:proton antiporter, which produces MEPTLFQSFFLIFTGAAIVASLALYTRQPLLVAYILLGMLLGPFGFAFITNVEVISEISRVGIIFLLFLLGLDMQPKALFAVLKQATHIGLISSAIFAGAGYAVGWLFGFSHLENLIIGMAMMFSSTIIGIKLLPTTVLHHKHTGDLMVGLLLLQDFLAIICLMVLLSGDLGRVDLPTLGKTFAALPLVALAAWAFVKWILLRLIQTFDRFHEYIFLVAIGWCMGLAELCEYLGLSAEIGAFIAGITLATSPISQYIAISLKPLRDFFLIIFFFAIGARFDLSLLPEVAFAALVMAAIVLALKPVTYRLLLRHHSEQNRLSWDIGFRLGQISEFSLLIAFVALNAGLIGARASTLIEATAIITFLVSSYIVIFNYPNPIAVSDKLRRD; this is translated from the coding sequence ATGGAACCCACGCTCTTTCAGTCTTTTTTCCTGATTTTTACAGGCGCTGCCATCGTCGCGTCACTGGCACTGTATACCCGCCAGCCCCTGTTGGTGGCCTATATCTTACTGGGAATGCTACTGGGGCCCTTTGGTTTTGCCTTCATCACCAACGTAGAAGTCATCAGCGAGATTTCCCGCGTAGGTATTATTTTTCTGTTGTTCCTGTTGGGGCTCGACATGCAGCCCAAAGCACTGTTTGCAGTGCTCAAACAGGCTACCCATATCGGTCTGATCAGCTCGGCGATTTTCGCTGGTGCAGGCTATGCCGTGGGTTGGCTGTTTGGTTTCAGCCATTTGGAAAACCTGATTATCGGCATGGCCATGATGTTTTCCTCTACCATCATCGGCATCAAACTGTTACCAACCACCGTGCTTCACCACAAACACACCGGCGATCTCATGGTTGGTCTGCTGCTGTTACAAGACTTTCTTGCCATCATCTGCCTGATGGTCCTGCTGAGCGGTGACCTCGGGCGCGTAGACCTGCCCACGCTGGGTAAAACCTTCGCGGCGCTGCCATTGGTGGCACTGGCCGCGTGGGCCTTTGTCAAATGGATATTGTTGAGGCTGATACAAACTTTTGACCGTTTTCACGAGTACATTTTTCTGGTCGCCATCGGTTGGTGCATGGGACTGGCAGAGCTGTGCGAATACCTGGGCTTGTCCGCTGAAATCGGCGCCTTTATCGCGGGTATTACGCTGGCAACCAGCCCGATTTCACAATACATCGCCATCAGCCTGAAACCGCTCAGGGATTTCTTCCTGATCATATTCTTCTTTGCAATCGGTGCGCGCTTTGACCTATCGCTATTACCCGAAGTGGCGTTCGCGGCGCTGGTTATGGCAGCAATCGTACTCGCGCTGAAGCCCGTCACCTATCGCCTGCTCTTGCGTCATCACAGCGAGCAAAACCGTTTAAGCTGGGACATAGGGTTCAGGCTAGGCCAGATCAGTGAATTCAGCCTGCTGATCGCGTTTGTGGCACTCAATGCCGGCCTGATCGGCGCGCGGGCGTCAACGCTGATTGAAGCCACAGCGATAATTACCTTTCTCGTCTCAAGCTATATTGTGATATTTAACTACCCGAATCCCATTGCGGTGTCAGACAAATTGCGGCGGGATTGA